The genomic interval GGGTGAAGCCCTCGATGAGGGCCTTGTCCGTCTTGAAGACGGCGTTCTCGAAGTTCTTGGTGTCGGCCGCCCGCGTCCAGTTGAAGGAGCCGGTCATCAGGAGCGCGCCGTCGAAGACGGCGAACTTGTGGTGCATGATGCCGTACGAGCCGCCGCCGTTGAGCAGCTTGATCGGCACGCCCGCGTCGACGAGCGCCTGGTACTCCGCGGAAGGCCCGGAGCCGGCCCCGGGCGCGGCGGGCTTGGTGTGGCCCTCGTCGTAGATCATGCGGACGTCGACGCCGCGGGCCTTGGCGCGCAGGAGGGCGTCGGCGACCTCGCTCAGGCGCAGGTCGTAGATCGCGAGGAGCAAGGTCTTGTCGGTGCGGTCGATGGCGGCGACCAAGGACTCGGGTATGCGGTCGCTGCGGCTGAACTGGACGCCCTTGATCGACAGGCCCTTGAACGAGACGACCGGGACCGCCGGGATCGCGGCGAACGCGGGGAAGGAGGGAGCCGGAGGAGGGAGCGCCGGCAGCAGGGGAACGGGGAACGCGGAAGTCCAGGAGGCATCGGGAAGGCCCGCCCGAGACGGCGAACCCGCGGCCAGCAGGAGGGCGAGGGCGCCTCCCAATATCTTCACACCGCGAGGATAGGCCTTTCCTCATGGGCCCGCATGGGCCGCAGGGCCCACGCCATCCCGGGTCTAAAGACCTACCCTCCCCCGTCTGGACGGACGCCGATAGGACTGCTAGGATTGAGACGGTGAAGACCCCGAGGGAGTGGTCCGTGTACCTGGTGCGCTGCGCCGACAAGAGCCTGTACACCGGGATCGCCAAGGACGTCAAGGCGCGC from Elusimicrobiota bacterium carries:
- a CDS encoding DUF1669 domain-containing protein, which translates into the protein MKILGGALALLLAAGSPSRAGLPDASWTSAFPVPLLPALPPPAPSFPAFAAIPAVPVVSFKGLSIKGVQFSRSDRIPESLVAAIDRTDKTLLLAIYDLRLSEVADALLRAKARGVDVRMIYDEGHTKPAAPGAGSGPSAEYQALVDAGVPIKLLNGGGSYGIMHHKFAVFDGALLMTGSFNWTRAADTKNFENAVFKTDKALIEGFTRNWTWMWGLSKGGVGAPPADPLKPVSFAGGKYPRYAFSPQGGVEDLLVDAIGRSKRTIDVLIFSFYAQRVADALAAAKARGVVVRVVGDSSQSRRSQAMLSLSNAGVGLRLSSGRDGTGAMHHKYALFDGAMLMSGSYNFSQNAELYNFENDLFTTFPGEVAAFGGEFAAVWAQGHAPAPEELPAPKSL